One window of Verrucomicrobiota bacterium genomic DNA carries:
- a CDS encoding stage II sporulation protein M — protein MMRRRDFEERGEPRWRALEQGLADLEKGELPASEAGALPRLFRQVCADLAMARHRMYGVRLGQRLNDAVMKSFRLLYRSSGRSVLGFLRFLAIGFPRQVRQEARLFWFCSALFWGPFLLLAFSPSWDLSWIYALLGPSGMTSLESSFGEGADRVASLREEFGSDFMMFAFYVWNNVSIDFRVFAGGILAGLGTVFFTVYNGLYLGAATGYVHAACDPELFYSFVAGHSSVELIGLVIAAMAGLRLGLGFLNPGTQSRGTAIVLAARQAIKLLGGAAALTLLAAVIEGFWSAQPFPPLTKYAFGLGLWILLAVYLLLAGRGAGREA, from the coding sequence ATGATGCGGCGGCGCGATTTCGAGGAGCGAGGGGAGCCGCGCTGGAGAGCGCTCGAGCAGGGACTGGCTGACTTGGAGAAAGGGGAGTTGCCCGCCAGCGAGGCCGGAGCACTTCCCCGGCTCTTTCGGCAAGTCTGCGCCGACCTGGCCATGGCGCGCCACCGCATGTATGGCGTCCGGCTCGGCCAGCGTTTGAACGACGCCGTGATGAAGAGCTTCCGCCTGCTTTACCGCAGCTCGGGCAGGTCGGTTCTGGGATTTCTTCGCTTTCTGGCGATCGGCTTTCCCCGGCAAGTTCGGCAGGAAGCGCGCCTCTTTTGGTTCTGCTCGGCGCTTTTCTGGGGGCCGTTTTTGCTGCTGGCCTTTTCTCCTTCCTGGGACCTTTCCTGGATTTATGCCCTGCTCGGCCCCTCTGGCATGACCAGTCTGGAAAGCAGTTTCGGGGAAGGGGCAGATAGGGTGGCGTCCTTGCGGGAGGAGTTTGGGAGTGATTTCATGATGTTCGCTTTTTATGTTTGGAACAATGTCAGCATCGATTTCCGGGTTTTTGCGGGCGGCATTTTGGCCGGCTTGGGGACGGTCTTTTTCACGGTCTACAATGGGCTCTATCTGGGAGCGGCCACTGGCTACGTCCACGCGGCCTGCGATCCCGAGCTGTTTTACAGTTTCGTGGCCGGGCATTCCTCTGTGGAGTTGATCGGCCTGGTCATCGCGGCCATGGCGGGCTTGCGCCTGGGCCTGGGCTTTCTCAACCCGGGCACGCAATCGCGCGGGACGGCCATCGTGCTGGCAGCGCGGCAAGCGATCAAGCTCTTGGGAGGGGCGGCGGCCCTGACGCTGTTGGCGGCTGTCATCGAGGGTTTTTGGTCGGCCCAGCCTTTTCCGCCTCTGACCAAGTATGCCTTTGGCCTGGGCCTCTGGATTTTGCTGGCGGTCTATCTGCTCTTGGCGGGAAGGGGGGCGGGGCGTGAAGCTTGA
- a CDS encoding tetratricopeptide repeat protein: MKLITLPPLLLLSALLLGSLRAETLTSRLERGVELMERTEGLPEAIEAFQAVLAEGQESRKLTAEARYHLTDCYLRLGQTAQAEAQVEALRQGWPPENRWRQKALALLPPDSAFGPVPWGGQEFLHYEITVPNGERLGWMTSALTSSEEEGQPTWTSWMVRGSGPGALSRIEFLQDGFRPLHGECWSSTFGQLSLEVEPSGQWKTYPSQSQEILVEGPAEGDSWQAAPFYDNDQAVQLLRLLPKAIGTEVSLRLNASLLTGGLPFDFVIEAVAHERIETGLGAIESTKYETNLQQTFWIERQGPQRITQIQIGVAKILLHSQDPQWSPERPSHLQAEKLPLRLRLPAGLFSYLLADRPKIYRTRLLDGSFRFQEGLIEVQPTENFFAKLRTSEEILLDTLVENYSQNFDEGEELPGSRKILKAEGREAHLLVLSYTKGELSGQRILLAAHGDTLTTVLWFDCQPEARASVEALAGEVFTHLQIGQP, from the coding sequence ATGAAACTGATCACCCTTCCTCCTCTCTTGCTACTGAGCGCTCTCTTGCTCGGCTCCCTCCGCGCCGAAACCCTCACCTCCCGCCTCGAACGGGGCGTGGAATTGATGGAACGAACCGAGGGCCTCCCCGAGGCCATCGAAGCCTTCCAAGCGGTGCTCGCAGAAGGCCAAGAGTCCCGCAAACTGACCGCCGAAGCCCGCTATCATCTCACAGACTGCTACCTCCGGCTCGGTCAAACCGCCCAGGCTGAAGCCCAGGTCGAGGCCCTTCGCCAGGGCTGGCCGCCGGAAAATCGCTGGCGTCAGAAAGCCCTGGCCCTCCTCCCCCCCGACTCGGCTTTTGGCCCCGTGCCCTGGGGCGGACAAGAATTTCTGCACTACGAAATCACCGTGCCCAATGGGGAGCGCCTCGGCTGGATGACTTCCGCCCTCACCTCCTCCGAAGAAGAGGGGCAGCCCACCTGGACGAGCTGGATGGTGCGCGGGAGCGGCCCGGGTGCCCTCAGTCGGATCGAATTCCTCCAAGACGGGTTCCGCCCCCTCCACGGAGAATGCTGGTCCTCCACCTTCGGCCAGCTCTCTCTGGAAGTGGAGCCCTCCGGGCAATGGAAAACCTACCCCAGCCAGAGCCAAGAGATCCTGGTCGAGGGTCCGGCCGAGGGGGACAGTTGGCAGGCCGCGCCTTTCTACGATAACGACCAGGCCGTCCAGCTCCTCCGGCTCTTGCCAAAAGCCATCGGCACCGAAGTCAGCCTCCGCCTGAATGCCTCGCTCTTGACGGGCGGCCTCCCCTTCGACTTTGTCATCGAAGCCGTGGCCCACGAGCGCATCGAGACCGGGCTGGGGGCCATCGAATCGACCAAGTATGAAACCAATCTCCAGCAGACCTTCTGGATCGAACGCCAAGGCCCCCAGCGAATCACGCAAATTCAAATTGGGGTCGCCAAAATCCTCCTCCACTCCCAGGACCCCCAATGGTCACCCGAGCGCCCCTCCCACCTCCAAGCAGAAAAACTGCCTCTCCGGCTCCGCTTGCCCGCGGGTCTCTTCTCCTATCTCCTGGCGGATCGACCCAAGATCTACCGCACGAGACTCCTAGACGGTTCCTTTCGTTTCCAGGAAGGCCTCATCGAGGTGCAGCCGACTGAAAACTTCTTCGCCAAGCTCCGCACCTCCGAAGAAATTCTCCTCGACACCCTGGTCGAAAACTACAGCCAAAACTTTGACGAGGGAGAAGAACTGCCGGGCTCCCGCAAAATCCTGAAAGCCGAAGGGCGCGAGGCCCACCTCCTCGTCCTCTCCTACACCAAAGGAGAACTCTCCGGCCAGCGCATCCTACTGGCCGCGCATGGGGACACGCTCACCACCGTCCTCTGGTTTGATTGCCAGCCAGAGGCGCGGGCCTCCGTGGAAGCCCTGGCCGGGGAAGTCTTCACCCACCTGCAAATCGGCCAGCCATGA
- a CDS encoding RDD family protein, whose product MNGPSSLHDRLDTQQQVELGEGLEISLRMAGPLPRMLAWLIDLSIKIGVYLLLAIVLGFTARFLDAGVVQGLFLLSFFLLWWFYAVWFESGKKGATPGKRAMKLRVTRLSGAPISWSESLIRNFLRFVDFLPFCYGFGLVSSLLTKRFQRLGDLAAGTVVVYEESLPAATLAKQHAVPPQRPKLALTAEEQLALTEYLERAPKWSDERKIELANHARGLTGATGPEGVRQVLSTATWIREGAS is encoded by the coding sequence ATGAATGGTCCGTCCTCTCTGCATGATCGCCTCGATACCCAGCAGCAAGTGGAGCTAGGGGAGGGATTGGAGATCAGTTTGCGGATGGCCGGGCCGCTCCCCCGGATGCTGGCTTGGCTGATCGATCTCTCCATCAAGATCGGGGTCTACCTCTTGCTGGCGATCGTCCTTGGTTTCACGGCGCGTTTCCTGGATGCGGGAGTGGTCCAAGGGCTTTTTCTTCTCTCTTTCTTTCTCTTGTGGTGGTTTTATGCCGTCTGGTTCGAGTCGGGGAAGAAGGGGGCGACTCCTGGCAAGCGGGCCATGAAGCTGCGAGTGACTCGTCTGTCCGGGGCCCCCATTTCCTGGAGCGAGTCCCTCATTCGCAACTTTCTGCGCTTCGTCGATTTCTTACCCTTTTGCTACGGCTTCGGCCTCGTTTCCAGCCTGCTGACCAAGCGCTTCCAACGCCTGGGCGACCTCGCGGCGGGCACGGTGGTGGTCTATGAGGAGAGTCTTCCCGCCGCCACTCTGGCCAAGCAGCATGCCGTCCCGCCGCAGCGACCCAAGCTGGCGCTGACGGCGGAGGAGCAACTGGCGCTGACGGAGTATCTCGAACGCGCTCCCAAGTGGTCGGACGAGCGGAAGATCGAGCTGGCAAATCACGCCCGCGGATTGACCGGCGCCACGGGTCCGGAGGGGGTCCGCCAAGTGCTGAGCACAGCCACCTGGATTCGGGAGGGGGCGTCATGA
- a CDS encoding response regulator transcription factor: protein MSSRILLIEDDASLRRGLEDNLRAAGWEVRVASDGEHGLELALAWKADLILLDIMLPGVNGYQICRHLRQEDIQVPLLMLTARGQTEDVVRGLDLGADDYLIKPFALAELLARVRRLLRQAPSARTRIPLGSQLELDLTARTLHGSDLVLTPKEFGLLAHLVQHPERAFTRAQLLREVWGPGLFVTERSVDRAVRTLRAKLGSASQALQTIRGIGYRWDPSP from the coding sequence ATGAGTTCCCGGATCCTACTCATCGAGGACGACGCCAGCCTCCGCCGGGGGCTGGAGGACAATCTGCGGGCCGCCGGATGGGAAGTCCGGGTCGCCTCGGACGGTGAGCACGGGCTGGAACTGGCTCTCGCTTGGAAAGCCGACCTCATCCTCCTCGACATCATGCTCCCAGGAGTCAACGGCTACCAAATTTGCCGCCACCTGCGCCAGGAAGACATCCAAGTGCCGCTCCTCATGCTGACCGCCCGCGGCCAGACCGAAGACGTCGTGCGCGGGCTCGACCTGGGGGCGGATGACTACCTCATCAAGCCCTTTGCCCTGGCCGAGCTGCTGGCCCGAGTGCGGCGGCTCCTACGCCAAGCGCCCTCCGCGCGGACCCGTATTCCCCTCGGCTCCCAGCTCGAACTGGACCTCACGGCCCGCACCCTCCACGGAAGCGACCTCGTCCTCACCCCCAAAGAATTCGGCCTCCTCGCTCACCTCGTGCAGCACCCCGAACGAGCCTTTACCCGGGCGCAACTTCTTCGGGAAGTCTGGGGGCCGGGGCTCTTCGTGACCGAGCGGAGCGTGGACCGAGCCGTGCGAACCCTGCGGGCCAAGCTGGGCTCGGCCTCCCAAGCCCTCCAAACGATCCGGGGGATCGGCTACCGCTGGGACCCAAGCCCGTAA
- a CDS encoding PQQ-dependent sugar dehydrogenase — translation MPPRLLALLASLALSVPLASAQRKPGKVYTEVYLSYCAACHGNELNEGLGGSLVDGVWKHGGSDAEIARSIREGFPELGMAPWSESIIDDEMLRSLVILIRERESAFAEKEALHPQPVQEQVVATQKHAYRLEAVVEADLLDHPWGIDFLPGGRLIVTERPGTVRLIEADGRIGAPVRGTPPVIQKGQGGMLAVGVHPNYSENGWIYLAFSDGWRQGDRPKGKPFSMTAVVRGRLEGNTWVDQEWIYRAAKEHHLPSGAHFGTRLVFQRGYLFVVVGERGTLEQVQDLAVPYGKVLRLHDDGRVPSDNPFIDQGHALPEIWSYGHRNPQAMDAHPENGLLYLTEHGPRGGDEFNLVKKGANYGWPIISHGMNYDGTPFTSLTAKEGMEQPVTYWTPSIAVCGGAFYQGKAFPRWQNDFLAGALRDESVRRLRLDPAGQLIEEEVLLKGIGRVRAVEVGPDGAVYLAINNPDQIFRLVAAD, via the coding sequence ATGCCCCCCCGACTCCTGGCGCTCTTGGCGTCCCTCGCCCTCTCGGTGCCCCTCGCCTCCGCCCAGCGCAAACCGGGCAAGGTCTACACCGAAGTCTACCTCTCCTACTGCGCCGCCTGCCACGGAAACGAGCTGAATGAAGGCCTGGGCGGCTCCCTGGTCGATGGCGTCTGGAAGCATGGCGGCAGCGATGCTGAGATCGCCCGAAGCATTCGGGAAGGCTTTCCCGAACTTGGGATGGCCCCTTGGTCGGAATCCATCATCGATGACGAAATGCTGCGCAGCCTCGTCATCCTCATCCGCGAGCGGGAAAGCGCCTTCGCCGAAAAGGAAGCCCTCCATCCCCAGCCGGTTCAGGAGCAGGTCGTGGCCACTCAAAAGCACGCCTACCGGCTGGAAGCCGTGGTCGAAGCGGACCTCTTGGATCACCCCTGGGGCATCGACTTCCTGCCAGGCGGTCGCTTGATCGTGACCGAACGCCCCGGCACCGTCCGCCTCATTGAGGCCGATGGCCGGATCGGCGCGCCCGTGCGGGGCACCCCGCCCGTCATTCAGAAAGGCCAGGGCGGCATGCTGGCGGTCGGCGTGCATCCAAACTACTCAGAAAATGGCTGGATCTACCTCGCCTTCTCGGATGGCTGGCGACAAGGCGACCGCCCCAAAGGCAAACCCTTCTCCATGACGGCCGTCGTTCGTGGTCGCCTGGAAGGAAACACCTGGGTCGACCAAGAATGGATCTACCGAGCGGCCAAGGAACACCACCTCCCGAGCGGAGCCCACTTTGGAACGCGGCTCGTCTTTCAGCGGGGCTACCTCTTCGTGGTGGTGGGAGAGCGCGGCACCCTGGAACAAGTCCAAGACCTGGCCGTCCCTTATGGCAAGGTCTTGCGCCTGCACGACGATGGGCGCGTCCCCTCGGACAATCCTTTCATCGACCAAGGCCACGCCCTCCCCGAAATCTGGAGCTACGGCCACCGCAACCCTCAGGCCATGGACGCCCACCCCGAGAACGGCCTCCTCTACCTCACCGAGCATGGCCCGCGCGGCGGAGACGAATTCAACCTCGTCAAAAAAGGAGCCAACTACGGCTGGCCGATCATCTCCCACGGCATGAACTACGACGGCACCCCCTTCACCAGCCTGACCGCCAAGGAAGGAATGGAGCAGCCCGTCACCTACTGGACCCCCTCCATCGCCGTGTGCGGCGGGGCCTTCTACCAAGGGAAGGCCTTTCCCCGGTGGCAAAACGACTTCCTGGCGGGCGCGCTCCGGGATGAAAGCGTCCGACGCCTCCGCTTGGACCCCGCCGGGCAGCTCATCGAAGAAGAAGTCCTCCTCAAAGGCATCGGGCGGGTACGCGCAGTGGAAGTCGGCCCGGATGGCGCCGTCTACCTGGCCATCAACAATCCCGACCAAATCTTTCGCCTGGTAGCCGCCGACTGA
- a CDS encoding metal ABC transporter substrate-binding protein — protein sequence MKPLLLLALLPLSAFAELRVATLHPLLGELARTVGGDQVEVIDLVGPGADLHSFEPSPAHLRQLQEVALILASGKGLEPYLDSLRDNLTAGQKLVEIGASLPSLQFGGCDHPEHDHGHAGHDHGDEVEDPHWWHDISLMRRATRVVEKELAALAPEEAPGFAARSQAHQASLEELENWAALQLFAVPPGQRQLPTAHAAFAYFCAAYDFQAIPVRGLTQDHEPSAKELTTLIGQLQADGVAALFPEASSNDKMLQAISQETGIKIGGVLLADATGDVQGNPISYHQLIQHNVRQIVAALAGE from the coding sequence ATGAAACCGCTCCTTCTCCTCGCCTTGCTCCCGCTGAGCGCCTTTGCGGAACTGCGGGTCGCCACCCTTCACCCTCTCCTGGGGGAACTGGCGCGGACCGTAGGAGGAGATCAGGTCGAGGTCATCGACCTAGTCGGCCCGGGCGCGGATCTCCACAGTTTCGAGCCCAGCCCCGCCCATCTCCGCCAGCTCCAGGAGGTCGCCCTCATCCTGGCCTCAGGAAAAGGGCTCGAACCCTATCTCGATAGCCTGCGAGACAATCTCACCGCCGGACAAAAGCTGGTGGAAATCGGCGCTAGCTTGCCCTCGCTCCAGTTCGGTGGTTGCGATCATCCCGAACACGATCACGGCCACGCCGGACACGACCACGGGGACGAAGTGGAAGACCCCCACTGGTGGCACGACATCAGTCTCATGCGGCGCGCCACGCGGGTAGTGGAAAAAGAGCTGGCCGCCCTCGCTCCCGAAGAGGCCCCCGGCTTCGCCGCTCGCAGCCAAGCGCACCAGGCGTCTCTGGAGGAATTGGAAAATTGGGCTGCTCTTCAGCTCTTCGCCGTGCCCCCGGGGCAACGCCAGCTCCCCACGGCCCACGCCGCCTTCGCCTACTTCTGCGCGGCCTACGACTTCCAAGCCATCCCCGTGCGCGGCCTGACTCAAGACCACGAGCCCTCCGCCAAGGAACTCACCACCTTGATCGGGCAATTGCAGGCCGATGGCGTGGCAGCGCTCTTCCCAGAAGCCAGCAGCAACGACAAAATGCTCCAAGCCATCTCGCAGGAAACCGGCATCAAAATCGGCGGCGTCTTGTTGGCGGATGCCACGGGCGACGTCCAGGGAAACCCCATTTCCTACCACCAACTCATCCAGCACAACGTCCGTCAAATCGTAGCCGCCCTCGCGGGCGAGTGA
- a CDS encoding NAD-dependent epimerase/dehydratase family protein yields the protein MPASAPIALTGATGFVGSWLLQNRPPGSEWIALSRSERVSDEDGVQWRQADLFSLPSLTRALTGAKVGIYLVHSMLPSSRLVQGSFADLDLLLADNFVRAAEEAGLEHLLYLGGLIPKGEDDLSEHLRSRREVETVLRSRSLEVTVLRSGLIYGRGGSSTRLLIQLVRRLPVMILPKWTRETTQSSDVRDVARAIDLCLHEPRFRGGTWDLASHEPMSYREMILRTAKVLGHQPRTLNFPANCIGLSRLWVALISQTTPRLVNPLLASLRHSLVAQDNLLRKTIASQAIPFEQSVRDSVDEEGRPDGYPQRSQRRKNRRRLRQARRVRSVQRMPLPAGWDALQVATCYGQWLTRSSGTVIVVDRLEDGSLIFRLRWPRLVLLELHPSELTRHLQRRRVFYIRGGLLCRNEVEPPGRFEFRLVEEGRSVMAAIHEFPPRLPWWIYQYTQALLHLLVMRAFGLHLKQLRAHPQETEESGFASSQTFRM from the coding sequence ATGCCTGCCTCCGCCCCCATCGCCTTGACCGGGGCGACCGGCTTCGTCGGATCATGGTTGCTGCAAAACCGCCCTCCCGGGAGCGAATGGATCGCCCTCTCGCGTTCCGAACGGGTCTCAGACGAAGACGGCGTCCAATGGCGGCAGGCTGATCTCTTCTCGCTCCCCAGCCTGACCCGTGCCCTGACCGGGGCCAAGGTCGGGATCTACCTCGTGCACTCCATGCTGCCGAGTTCCCGCCTGGTCCAAGGCAGCTTCGCCGACCTCGATCTCCTCTTAGCGGACAACTTCGTGCGCGCGGCCGAAGAGGCCGGCTTGGAACACCTCCTTTACCTGGGCGGGCTCATTCCCAAAGGAGAAGACGATCTGTCCGAACACCTGCGAAGCCGGCGGGAAGTGGAGACGGTCCTGCGGAGTCGCTCGCTCGAAGTGACCGTGCTCCGCTCCGGACTCATCTATGGCCGCGGCGGGTCCTCCACCCGCTTGCTGATCCAGCTCGTCCGCCGCCTCCCCGTCATGATCCTCCCAAAATGGACCCGCGAAACCACCCAATCCTCCGACGTGCGGGATGTGGCTCGTGCCATCGACCTCTGCTTGCACGAGCCCCGCTTTCGGGGCGGCACCTGGGACCTGGCCAGCCACGAGCCCATGAGCTACCGGGAAATGATCCTGCGCACCGCCAAGGTCCTCGGCCACCAACCCCGGACCCTCAACTTCCCCGCTAACTGCATCGGTCTCTCCCGCCTCTGGGTCGCCCTCATCAGCCAGACCACCCCCCGCCTCGTCAATCCCCTCCTGGCCAGCCTCCGCCACAGTCTCGTCGCGCAGGACAATCTTTTGCGAAAAACCATCGCCAGCCAGGCCATCCCCTTCGAGCAATCGGTGCGCGACTCCGTCGATGAAGAGGGCCGACCCGATGGCTACCCCCAGCGGAGCCAGCGTCGGAAAAATCGACGTCGCCTCCGCCAAGCCCGCCGCGTCCGCTCCGTCCAGCGCATGCCCCTCCCGGCTGGCTGGGACGCCCTCCAAGTGGCCACCTGCTACGGCCAATGGCTCACCCGCAGCTCTGGCACCGTCATCGTAGTCGATCGGCTGGAGGATGGCTCCCTCATCTTCCGTCTCCGCTGGCCCCGCCTCGTCCTCCTGGAACTCCATCCCTCCGAACTGACTCGCCACCTCCAGCGGCGACGCGTCTTCTACATCCGAGGCGGCCTCCTCTGCCGCAATGAAGTGGAGCCACCCGGCCGCTTCGAATTCCGCTTGGTGGAAGAAGGCCGCTCCGTCATGGCCGCCATCCACGAATTCCCGCCCCGACTCCCCTGGTGGATCTACCAATACACCCAAGCCCTCCTCCACCTCTTGGTCATGCGGGCCTTCGGACTCCACCTCAAACAGCTGCGCGCGCACCCTCAAGAAACCGAAGAATCCGGCTTCGCCTCTTCGCAAACCTTTCGCATGTGA
- a CDS encoding DUF5362 family protein → MEDNLYQAPASNLFGRDSLGEGEKITQVMLDELKGTRPWMRLFGILGLIAGGLTVLTGLGTLFSLISTGAGAFALTALVQIAIAACYLYPALLLLRCAQAIGKALSSGTARDFEAVLEKQRRFWRFLGIALVVSLALGIVMALIGVGIASRL, encoded by the coding sequence ATGGAAGACAATCTTTATCAGGCCCCGGCCTCGAATTTGTTCGGGCGGGACAGTTTGGGTGAGGGAGAGAAAATCACCCAAGTCATGCTCGATGAACTCAAAGGGACCCGACCCTGGATGCGCCTCTTTGGGATTCTCGGTTTGATCGCGGGGGGGCTGACCGTGCTGACCGGCTTGGGCACCTTGTTCTCGCTCATAAGCACTGGCGCGGGAGCCTTCGCGTTGACGGCGCTGGTGCAAATCGCCATCGCCGCCTGCTATCTCTATCCCGCCCTCCTACTCCTCCGCTGCGCCCAGGCCATCGGCAAGGCTCTTAGCTCCGGGACGGCCCGAGACTTCGAAGCCGTCCTCGAAAAGCAGCGCCGCTTCTGGCGCTTTCTTGGCATCGCCTTGGTCGTGAGCTTGGCCCTTGGGATCGTCATGGCGCTCATAGGGGTGGGAATCGCGAGCCGTCTTTGA
- a CDS encoding HAMP domain-containing sensor histidine kinase, whose translation MARLWVLLVLGLALGAWWWILDRSLKNERELVAARLAENRQERFQRALGTVAEGLERDSQEALAHLAPRPTTQLAAQLMEKRRVSAVLYPDPPFTPTPGDLPSLTWGSDEEGRDFVTSALLPRLAESEVRQLLRPRLLGQTGPPMKASFRHRALTLYLAVASDPLLEKLARMEGLRAAGTPPEASLLLEAGELTLCWDEEELERRFLETGVTVRLGPEGQRFTRWDSPLRASLVPEPLDATLPLEGATPVRWIGLGSGLLFALAVLGALWSGWQDRNLARLRTDLATSVAHELRTPLAGQRVLLETLAESPLSQPAQPKEYLQLAVQANQRLAALAEQFLTFSRLDRGILAIERETFCLRALMEELLAQRTAAFDEVNLALPDPFPVHLDPHATRSILSNLIENAWKYSPGEKWLALRASRQVHLVQIEVEDRGPGLDPQEQRRVFRKFWRAETGLDRQVDGLGLGLTIVAELAKAHGGHVEVASARGQGSRFRVQLPELPLP comes from the coding sequence ATGGCACGGCTCTGGGTGCTGCTGGTCCTCGGACTGGCCCTGGGCGCGTGGTGGTGGATTCTCGACCGGAGCTTGAAAAACGAAAGAGAACTCGTGGCCGCCCGCCTCGCCGAAAACCGCCAAGAGCGCTTCCAACGCGCGCTGGGCACCGTCGCCGAAGGCCTGGAACGCGATTCCCAGGAAGCGCTCGCCCACCTCGCGCCTCGTCCCACCACCCAGCTGGCCGCCCAGCTCATGGAAAAAAGGCGGGTCAGCGCCGTGCTCTATCCCGACCCCCCCTTCACCCCCACTCCTGGGGACCTGCCCTCCCTCACCTGGGGGAGCGATGAGGAAGGGCGGGACTTCGTGACCTCAGCCCTCTTGCCCCGCCTGGCCGAAAGCGAAGTCCGCCAGCTCCTGCGCCCGCGCTTGTTGGGTCAGACCGGCCCCCCCATGAAAGCCTCCTTCCGACACCGCGCCCTCACCCTCTATCTGGCTGTAGCGAGCGATCCTCTGCTGGAAAAGCTCGCCCGCATGGAAGGCCTGCGGGCCGCGGGAACCCCACCCGAGGCCAGCCTGCTCCTAGAGGCAGGCGAACTCACCCTCTGCTGGGATGAGGAAGAGCTCGAACGCCGCTTTCTGGAAACGGGCGTCACCGTCCGGCTCGGTCCCGAAGGACAGCGCTTCACCCGCTGGGACAGCCCCCTGCGGGCCTCGCTCGTCCCCGAGCCTCTCGACGCCACCCTCCCTCTCGAAGGCGCCACGCCGGTCCGCTGGATTGGCCTCGGCAGTGGCCTGCTCTTTGCCCTGGCCGTCCTGGGAGCGCTCTGGTCAGGCTGGCAAGATCGAAACCTGGCTCGCTTGCGGACCGACCTCGCCACCTCCGTGGCCCACGAACTCCGCACTCCCCTCGCCGGACAACGCGTTCTCTTGGAAACCCTCGCCGAAAGCCCGCTCTCGCAGCCAGCCCAGCCCAAGGAATACCTCCAGCTGGCCGTGCAAGCGAACCAACGCTTGGCGGCCCTCGCCGAACAATTCCTGACCTTCTCGCGTTTGGACCGAGGGATCCTCGCGATCGAGCGGGAAACCTTCTGCCTTCGAGCCTTGATGGAAGAACTCCTCGCCCAACGCACGGCCGCCTTCGATGAAGTGAACCTGGCCCTGCCCGACCCCTTCCCCGTCCACCTGGACCCCCACGCCACCCGCTCCATCCTCAGCAACCTGATCGAGAATGCTTGGAAATACAGTCCCGGGGAAAAATGGCTCGCGCTCCGAGCCTCGCGTCAGGTCCACCTCGTTCAGATCGAGGTCGAGGACCGCGGCCCCGGTCTCGATCCCCAAGAACAACGCCGCGTCTTTCGCAAATTCTGGCGAGCTGAGACCGGCCTCGACCGTCAAGTGGATGGCCTCGGGCTCGGCCTCACCATCGTAGCCGAGCTAGCCAAGGCCCACGGCGGCCACGTGGAAGTGGCCAGCGCACGGGGCCAAGGATCGCGCTTTCGCGTTCAGCTCCCCGAACTCCCCCTCCCATGA